The genomic window GCAACAAAGCGCGACTGTATGAAAATACCATCAATGCTCTCAAGTTAATGATGCTTACCTTCGTTAGAACCAATGAATTAATCAACGCCACATGGGACGAAATAGATTTGGAAGCCAAAGAGTGGATTATACCAGCCGAGCGCATGAAAATGAAGCGTGAGCATTTTGTTCCACTATCCAAGCAATCTATTATTATTTTACAAAAGCAAAAAGAAACTGGTGGTTATTGGGAACATGTTTTTCCAAGCAGTGTTAGACCACGCAACGCCATGAGTAATAATACTATTCTTGGTGCGTTAAAACGATTGGGCTACCAAGGAAAAATGACTGGTCATGGCTTTCGCTCTTTGGCGATGAGCACCATAATGGAAGAACTAGGCTATAGATTTGAAGTGCCAGACTTGCAACTTGCCCATGCTAAAGGTGGAAAAGTAAGACAAGCATACGATAGAACAAAATTCAAAGATGAACGCATCAAAATGATGCAAGAATGGGCAGATTATTTGGAAAGTAAGGGGTTGAGGTGCTAGTGTGGCAAAAATCAAAAAACCAATAATTGATTATCCTGATTGGCTTCCTAAAGAAGTAAGGAAAGCTGTTGAAAAATATATTAAACAACGCGTTGAATATGCAAATCACTACCAAAATTTATTTCCTGTATACTGGGAAAAAGAACGCGCAAATATAAGACAAATTTCAGAAGCATTCACCAATAGTTCCGCAAGCACAACATGGAGTAAACTTCTAAAAAAATCACCTGATAAAACCATTAAGTTTGTTACTGCACTTTTTCGCATTAACCACGAGCGCGAATTTGAATCCATAACAGTTGATAAATTTGCTAAAGAAAAGGAAAGTTATGTTGATGTATATAAAAAATGCAAAGAATTTATATACGCGATACATAAACACAATGAAGAATATGACTGTGGTTTATTAGGTGATTATTACGAAGAGATTATGCCACTTCTGGATAATTTCCTTACAATGTCATATCAGCATTTTTGCGACTTTAACGAATATGTAGAACATAGTTCTAAAAAAGAAAATTCACTTATAGCAGAGAGCCGTAAAAAACACTCTAAAAAAGCCGATGCGATTTATTTTATACGCAGAATATCTGCTTTCTTTCGTACCGAATTTGGCAAACCTATGAATGCTGAAATTGCAGAATTAATACAAGCCATATTTGACATAGAAGAATACGATGAAGACAACATTAAAAAACTCACAAAAGATGTGAAAAATATCATCTCAAAAAGGGAACATTCGGCAAAATAATTTTCTAACCGAACGAGTACCGAAGCATACCCCGAACCTCAATAAAATTATCGTGAAATCACCAATAGTTGAGTGCTTTCATTTAACATAATTTTAGAAAGGTTTTTTATGACTATTTTAGAAACAAAACTGGTCTGCTCAGTGCCAGAGGCAATGCAGATTAGTAATTTAGGACGAAACTCAATTTATAACGCAATTAAAGAAGGTAAGCTAGTTGCCAAAAAATATGGCGCACGCACTTTAATTGAAATGAAGGCACTTGAAGCCTTCATCGCCTCTTTACCCAACAAAGAACAATAGGGAGGCGAACATGACAAACATATTTACTTCGTTACAAAAAATTGGCTTCAATCCTATTCCACTAAAA from Rickettsiales bacterium includes these protein-coding regions:
- a CDS encoding helix-turn-helix domain-containing protein; amino-acid sequence: MTILETKLVCSVPEAMQISNLGRNSIYNAIKEGKLVAKKYGARTLIEMKALEAFIASLPNKEQ